The proteins below are encoded in one region of Amycolatopsis magusensis:
- the cobA gene encoding uroporphyrinogen-III C-methyltransferase: protein MPEDPHYLSGLDLSGKRVVMVGGGMVAQRRLPRLVGAGAEVEVIAPHVTPSVEAMAEVGELRWHRREYADGDLTGAWYALACTDRPEVNAAVCAEAERARVFCVRADAGTEGSAVTPASGRHGGVLVGVLSGGEPLRSAAVRDSILDGLRAGTVAAEYRTPGDELPGVALVGGGPGDPELITVRGRRLLARADVVVVDRLGPRELLDELPPEVEVIDAAKIPYGRAASQDVINSTLIEQAKAGKFVVRLKGGDPYVFGRGFEEVLACADAGIPVTVVPGITSAFAVPAMADVPVTHRGVTHEVVVVSGHVPPGHPQSLTDWSALARLRGTIVLMMGVERLPQFAGTLLEGGRPGDTPVAIIEDGTMRTQRVLRSTLATVADDAASAGVRPPAIIVIGPVAALSPPPTP, encoded by the coding sequence ATGCCAGAAGATCCCCACTACCTGTCCGGCCTCGACCTCTCCGGGAAACGGGTGGTGATGGTCGGCGGTGGCATGGTCGCCCAACGGCGGTTGCCGCGCCTGGTGGGCGCCGGCGCCGAGGTCGAGGTGATCGCCCCGCACGTCACGCCCTCGGTCGAAGCCATGGCCGAGGTCGGCGAGCTGCGCTGGCACCGGCGCGAGTACGCCGACGGGGACCTCACCGGCGCCTGGTACGCGCTGGCCTGCACCGACCGGCCCGAGGTCAACGCCGCGGTCTGCGCCGAAGCCGAGCGCGCGCGGGTGTTCTGCGTCCGCGCCGACGCCGGTACCGAGGGCAGCGCGGTCACCCCGGCGAGCGGGCGGCACGGGGGAGTGCTGGTCGGCGTGCTCTCCGGCGGGGAACCGCTGCGCTCGGCCGCCGTGCGCGACTCCATCCTGGACGGCCTGCGGGCGGGCACGGTGGCCGCCGAGTACCGCACCCCGGGTGACGAACTGCCCGGGGTGGCGCTGGTGGGCGGCGGCCCCGGCGATCCGGAGCTGATCACCGTGCGCGGCAGGCGGCTGCTCGCCCGCGCCGACGTGGTGGTGGTCGACCGGCTCGGCCCGCGTGAGCTGCTCGACGAGCTGCCCCCCGAGGTCGAAGTGATCGACGCGGCGAAGATCCCGTACGGGCGCGCCGCCAGCCAGGACGTGATCAACTCCACGCTGATCGAGCAGGCGAAGGCGGGCAAGTTCGTCGTCCGCCTCAAGGGCGGCGACCCCTACGTCTTCGGCCGCGGCTTCGAAGAGGTGCTCGCCTGCGCCGACGCGGGCATCCCGGTGACCGTGGTCCCGGGGATCACCAGCGCCTTCGCCGTGCCCGCGATGGCCGACGTGCCGGTGACCCACCGCGGGGTCACCCACGAGGTCGTGGTGGTCTCGGGGCACGTGCCGCCGGGACACCCGCAGTCGCTGACCGACTGGTCCGCGCTGGCCCGGCTGCGCGGCACGATCGTGCTGATGATGGGCGTGGAACGGCTGCCGCAGTTCGCCGGCACCCTGCTCGAGGGTGGTCGTCCCGGTGACACGCCGGTGGCCATCATCGAAGACGGGACCATGCGCACCCAGCGGGTCCTGCGGTCCACCCTGGCCACCGTGGCCGACGACGCCGCGTCCGCCGGCGTCCGCCCGCCCGCCATCATCGTCATCGGCCCGGTCGCCGCCCTCAGCCCCCCGCCCACCCCCTGA
- a CDS encoding alpha/beta fold hydrolase — protein sequence MSANSAAVVLDEPGEPRRASRPIELAGSFVHEGHRLAYTEYGAGDRVVVLTHGIMFTRRMHAPLARRLASEGYRVVTLDLLGHGESARPTDSWLYSMPAFAEQTVALLDHLEVERAVIGGTSLGANVSLEVAVSKPERMHSLIAEMPVLDNAIVAGLLTFAPLLFAARFVPVTVRGVAAVAGLVPHGNQWVDVVTDTLDQQPAGMAALLHGVLFGRIAPPKSVRRQIKVPTLVIGHQRDPIHPFGDADTLAIDLPDAEFIQARSPIEFRLDPTRLTDAVLDFLDRSFVR from the coding sequence ATGAGTGCGAACAGCGCGGCGGTGGTACTGGACGAACCCGGCGAGCCGAGGCGGGCGAGCAGGCCGATCGAGCTGGCGGGCTCGTTCGTGCACGAAGGGCACCGGCTGGCCTACACCGAATACGGGGCCGGGGACCGGGTGGTCGTGCTCACCCACGGCATCATGTTCACCCGCCGGATGCACGCGCCGCTGGCCAGGCGGCTGGCGAGCGAGGGCTACCGGGTGGTCACGCTGGACCTGCTCGGGCACGGCGAGTCCGCGCGCCCGACCGACTCCTGGCTGTATTCGATGCCCGCCTTCGCCGAGCAGACCGTGGCGCTGCTCGACCACCTCGAGGTGGAGCGCGCGGTGATCGGCGGCACCTCGCTCGGCGCGAACGTCTCGCTCGAGGTCGCGGTGTCCAAGCCCGAGCGGATGCACTCGCTGATCGCCGAGATGCCGGTGCTGGACAACGCGATCGTGGCCGGGTTGCTGACCTTCGCGCCGTTGCTGTTCGCGGCCCGGTTCGTGCCGGTGACCGTGCGCGGGGTGGCCGCGGTGGCCGGGCTGGTGCCGCACGGCAACCAGTGGGTCGACGTGGTCACCGACACCCTCGACCAGCAGCCCGCCGGGATGGCCGCGCTGCTGCACGGCGTGCTGTTCGGCCGGATCGCGCCGCCCAAGTCGGTGCGGCGGCAGATCAAGGTGCCCACGCTGGTGATCGGCCACCAGCGGGACCCGATCCACCCCTTCGGCGACGCGGACACCCTGGCCATCGACCTGCCCGACGCGGAGTTCATCCAGGCACGCAGCCCGATCGAGTTCCGCCTCGACCCCACCAGGCTCACCGACGCGGTCCTGGACTTCCTGGACCGCTCCTTCGTCCGCTAG
- a CDS encoding crotonase/enoyl-CoA hydratase family protein, whose product MTAMTDDVAPDAAYADLVSLKVDRSGHVAEVTLLGPGKGNAMGPDFWRELPRVFRALDADPEVRAVVLTGSGKHFSYGLDLPAMMPSWAPLLAGDALAKPRTAFLDEIRTLQESVTAVARCRKPVIAAVSGWCIGGGVDVISAADVRLASAEAKFSVREVKVAIVADLGSLQRLASIIGEGHLRELALTGKDIDAARAERIGLVNDVHPDQEAVLAAARELAGEIAANPPLVVQGTKDVLSVNTERQVTDGLRYVATWNSAFLPSKDLAEAAQAFLERRAPEFNGE is encoded by the coding sequence ATGACCGCCATGACTGACGATGTCGCCCCCGACGCTGCCTACGCCGATCTCGTTTCGCTCAAGGTGGACCGCTCCGGCCACGTGGCCGAGGTGACCCTGCTCGGCCCCGGCAAGGGCAACGCGATGGGCCCGGACTTCTGGCGCGAGCTGCCGCGGGTCTTCCGCGCCCTCGACGCCGACCCCGAAGTCAGGGCGGTGGTGCTGACCGGCAGCGGCAAGCACTTCTCCTACGGCCTCGACCTGCCCGCGATGATGCCGAGCTGGGCCCCGCTGCTGGCCGGGGACGCGCTGGCCAAACCACGCACCGCCTTCCTCGACGAGATCCGGACCCTGCAGGAAAGCGTGACCGCCGTGGCCCGCTGCCGCAAGCCCGTGATCGCCGCGGTGTCCGGCTGGTGCATCGGCGGCGGGGTGGACGTGATCAGCGCCGCGGACGTCCGGCTGGCCAGCGCGGAGGCCAAGTTCAGCGTGCGCGAGGTCAAGGTGGCCATCGTCGCCGACCTGGGCAGCCTGCAGCGCCTCGCCTCGATCATCGGCGAGGGTCACCTGCGGGAACTGGCGCTGACCGGCAAGGACATCGACGCCGCCAGGGCCGAGCGCATCGGCCTGGTCAACGATGTCCACCCGGACCAGGAGGCGGTGCTGGCCGCCGCGCGCGAACTCGCCGGGGAAATCGCTGCGAACCCGCCGCTGGTGGTGCAGGGTACGAAGGACGTGCTCTCGGTGAACACCGAACGCCAGGTCACCGACGGCCTGCGCTACGTGGCCACCTGGAACTCCGCGTTCCTGCCGAGCAAGGACCTCGCGGAGGCGGCCCAGGCGTTCCTCGAGCGGCGCGCACCCGAGTTCAACGGCGAATGA
- a CDS encoding AMP-binding protein, whose amino-acid sequence MGDEASQRFRTARDFLLAHREDYAAADEGFAWPEFGEFNWALDWFDVIARDPANAGRYALWIVEEDGTEHRWTFPEMAGRSDQVANWLRGLGVRRGDRLILMLGNQGELWETILAAIKLGAVIIPASTLLGPADLRDRVDRGGAKHVVVRSADTAKFADVPGDYTRIAVGEPAEGWHEFAAAYAESAGFTPDGTSRADDELLLYFTSGTTAQPKLVRHTQVSYPVGHLSTMYWIGLEPGDVHLNISSPGWAKHAWSNLFAPWNAEATVFLYNYTRFDAVALMAQMDRCGVTSFCAPPTVWRMLIQADLSALKTPPRKVVGAGEPLNPEVIEQVRQSWGVTIRDGFGQTESSVQIANTPGQEVRPGSMGRPLPGFTVALVDPVTGERATEGEICLDLAKRPVGLMTGYADDAERTEAAFANGYYHTGDVGSIDEDGYITYVGRTDDVFKASDYRISPFELESVLIEHPAVAEAAVVPAPDPIRLAVPKAYVVLAGGHEPTADTALAILAYCREHLAPYKRIRRLEFTELPKTISGKIRRVELRGREDTAQERPAGEFREEDFPTLKG is encoded by the coding sequence GTGGGCGACGAAGCTTCTCAGCGGTTCCGGACGGCGCGCGACTTCCTGCTCGCGCACCGGGAGGACTACGCGGCCGCGGACGAGGGCTTCGCCTGGCCGGAGTTCGGCGAGTTCAACTGGGCGCTGGACTGGTTCGACGTGATCGCGCGGGATCCGGCGAACGCCGGCCGGTACGCGCTCTGGATCGTGGAAGAGGACGGCACGGAGCACCGCTGGACCTTCCCGGAGATGGCCGGCCGGTCGGACCAGGTGGCCAACTGGCTGCGCGGGCTCGGCGTGCGCCGCGGTGACCGGCTGATCCTGATGCTGGGCAACCAGGGCGAGCTGTGGGAGACCATCCTCGCCGCGATCAAGCTGGGCGCGGTGATCATCCCGGCGTCCACCCTGCTCGGCCCGGCCGACCTGCGTGATCGGGTCGACCGCGGCGGCGCGAAGCACGTGGTCGTCCGCTCGGCGGACACGGCGAAGTTCGCGGACGTGCCCGGTGACTACACCCGCATCGCGGTGGGTGAGCCCGCCGAGGGCTGGCACGAGTTCGCCGCCGCCTACGCCGAATCCGCCGGGTTCACCCCGGACGGCACCAGCCGCGCCGACGACGAACTGCTGCTGTACTTCACCTCCGGCACCACCGCGCAGCCGAAACTGGTGCGCCACACCCAGGTCTCCTACCCGGTCGGGCACCTGTCCACGATGTACTGGATCGGCCTGGAGCCGGGGGACGTCCACCTGAACATCTCCTCACCCGGCTGGGCGAAGCACGCCTGGAGCAACCTGTTCGCGCCGTGGAACGCCGAAGCGACCGTGTTCCTGTACAACTACACGCGTTTCGACGCCGTCGCGCTGATGGCGCAGATGGACCGCTGTGGCGTCACCAGTTTCTGCGCGCCGCCGACGGTGTGGCGCATGCTCATCCAGGCCGACCTCAGCGCGCTGAAGACCCCGCCGCGCAAGGTGGTCGGCGCCGGTGAACCGCTGAACCCGGAGGTCATCGAGCAGGTCCGCCAGTCGTGGGGCGTGACCATCCGCGACGGGTTCGGGCAGACCGAGAGCAGCGTGCAGATCGCGAACACGCCGGGCCAGGAGGTACGGCCGGGCTCGATGGGCCGCCCGCTGCCCGGGTTCACCGTGGCGCTGGTCGACCCGGTGACCGGCGAGCGCGCCACCGAGGGCGAGATCTGCCTGGACCTGGCGAAGCGGCCGGTCGGCCTGATGACCGGGTACGCCGACGACGCCGAGCGCACCGAGGCGGCCTTCGCGAACGGCTACTACCACACCGGCGACGTCGGTTCGATCGACGAAGACGGCTACATCACCTACGTCGGCCGCACGGACGACGTGTTCAAGGCATCGGACTACCGGATTTCGCCGTTCGAGCTGGAAAGCGTGCTGATCGAGCACCCGGCGGTGGCCGAGGCCGCGGTGGTGCCCGCGCCGGACCCGATCCGGCTGGCGGTGCCCAAGGCGTACGTGGTGCTGGCCGGCGGGCACGAGCCGACCGCCGACACCGCGCTGGCGATCCTCGCCTACTGCCGCGAGCACCTGGCTCCCTACAAGCGAATCCGGCGGCTGGAGTTCACCGAACTGCCGAAGACCATCTCCGGCAAGATCCGGCGGGTCGAACTGCGCGGCCGTGAGGACACCGCGCAGGAACGCCCGGCAGGCGAGTTCCGCGAAGAGGACTTCCCGACGCTGAAGGGCTGA
- a CDS encoding CDP-alcohol phosphatidyltransferase family protein — MSEPLPSTTEPEPSLARQALTVPNLLSILRLAGVPVFLWLLLGPEEDGWALAVLAFGGFTDWLDGKLARWLDQASRLGQLLDPAADRLYIVATLIAFLLRDIVPWWVVVPLVARELVVGCCILVLRRRGFAPPEVTYIGKGATFVLMYAFPFLLLTQGGSDLAAIARPIAYAFTTWGGVLYLWSGALYVLQTVRAISPGRGAASPV, encoded by the coding sequence GTGAGCGAGCCCCTGCCCAGCACCACCGAGCCGGAACCGTCGTTGGCCCGGCAGGCACTGACCGTGCCGAACCTGCTGTCCATCCTGCGGCTGGCCGGTGTGCCGGTGTTCCTGTGGCTGCTCCTCGGGCCCGAGGAGGACGGCTGGGCGCTGGCGGTGCTGGCCTTCGGCGGCTTCACCGACTGGCTCGACGGCAAGCTCGCCCGCTGGCTCGACCAGGCCAGCAGGCTCGGGCAGCTGCTCGACCCGGCGGCCGACCGCCTCTACATCGTCGCCACCCTGATCGCCTTCCTGCTGCGCGACATCGTGCCGTGGTGGGTGGTGGTCCCGCTGGTGGCGCGCGAACTGGTCGTCGGCTGCTGCATCCTGGTGCTGCGCCGCCGCGGGTTCGCCCCGCCCGAGGTGACCTACATCGGCAAGGGCGCGACCTTCGTGCTGATGTACGCCTTCCCGTTCCTCCTGCTCACCCAGGGCGGCTCCGACCTGGCCGCGATCGCCCGGCCGATCGCCTACGCCTTCACCACCTGGGGCGGCGTGCTGTACCTGTGGTCCGGCGCGCTGTACGTGCTCCAGACCGTGCGGGCGATATCGCCGGGGCGGGGTGCCGCGAGCCCGGTCTGA
- the gcvH gene encoding glycine cleavage system protein GcvH, protein MSTPEELRYTEEHEWVAVRGESAVRVGITEYAQDQLGDVVFVDLPEVGTALTAGESFGEVESTKSVSELFAPLDGEVVAVNDAVADSPELINSDPYGEGWLIELELTGSATADSLLDAEAYQRLTKG, encoded by the coding sequence TTGTCCACTCCCGAAGAGCTGCGCTACACCGAGGAGCACGAGTGGGTCGCCGTCCGCGGCGAGAGCGCCGTGCGGGTGGGCATCACCGAGTACGCCCAGGACCAGCTCGGTGACGTGGTGTTCGTGGACCTGCCCGAGGTCGGCACGGCGCTGACCGCGGGGGAGAGCTTCGGCGAGGTCGAGTCCACCAAGAGCGTGTCCGAGCTGTTCGCGCCGCTGGACGGCGAGGTGGTCGCGGTCAACGACGCGGTGGCCGACTCGCCCGAACTGATCAACAGCGACCCCTACGGCGAGGGCTGGCTGATCGAGCTGGAACTCACCGGTTCGGCCACCGCCGACAGCCTGCTCGACGCCGAGGCCTACCAGCGGCTGACCAAGGGGTGA
- the garA gene encoding glycogen accumulation regulator GarA, with protein MSTNDGPGVPPEQSPERTSVFRADFLAEVEGQEAQAPEPPVAGIDALPSGSALLVVKRGPNAGSRFLLDRDTTSAGRHPDSDIFLDDVTVSRRHAEFRREGGEFVVIDVGSLNGTYVNREPVDQAVLAGGDEVQIGKFRLVFLTGPGHGGQGTR; from the coding sequence GTGAGCACGAACGACGGGCCCGGCGTTCCCCCGGAGCAGTCTCCGGAGCGGACCTCCGTCTTCCGGGCCGATTTCCTCGCCGAGGTGGAGGGCCAGGAGGCCCAGGCGCCGGAGCCCCCGGTCGCGGGCATCGACGCACTGCCGTCCGGCTCGGCCCTGCTGGTCGTCAAGCGCGGCCCGAACGCGGGCTCGCGCTTCCTGCTCGACCGCGACACCACCAGCGCGGGACGGCACCCCGACAGCGACATCTTCCTCGACGACGTGACGGTTTCGCGCCGCCACGCCGAGTTCCGCCGCGAGGGCGGTGAATTCGTGGTGATCGACGTGGGCAGCCTCAACGGCACCTACGTCAACCGTGAGCCGGTCGACCAGGCCGTGCTCGCCGGTGGGGACGAGGTCCAGATCGGCAAGTTCCGCCTCGTCTTCCTGACCGGCCCGGGGCACGGGGGCCAGGGGACGCGGTGA
- the ftsR gene encoding transcriptional regulator FtsR, with amino-acid sequence MTAAGRQPRDGLSIGAVLAQLRGDFPDVTISKIRFLESEGLVQPGRTPSGYRQFAAADVERLRFVLSAQRDHYLPLKVIKEQLDAADRGAEPPVPSLRPPRKLVSLGAPAGDHGLPAPEDFEPGRPVRVTQEELLAQSGIDAAMLAELQQYGLVRPGAAGFFDPDAVLVAKTVRAMTEYGIEPRHLRAFRASADREVGLLEQIVTPVYRQRDAAAKARADEVVRELAALSVTLHTLLVKAGIRGVTGG; translated from the coding sequence GTGACGGCTGCCGGGCGGCAACCGCGTGATGGTCTGAGCATCGGGGCGGTGCTGGCGCAGCTGCGCGGCGACTTCCCCGATGTGACCATCTCCAAGATCCGGTTCCTCGAGTCGGAGGGACTGGTGCAGCCCGGCCGGACGCCGTCCGGGTACCGGCAGTTCGCCGCGGCGGACGTCGAGCGGCTGCGCTTCGTGCTGTCCGCGCAGCGTGACCACTACCTGCCGCTGAAGGTCATCAAGGAGCAGCTCGACGCCGCCGATCGCGGCGCCGAGCCCCCGGTGCCTTCGCTGCGGCCACCGCGCAAGCTGGTCTCGCTCGGCGCGCCCGCCGGCGACCACGGCCTGCCAGCCCCGGAGGACTTCGAACCGGGCAGACCGGTCCGGGTGACCCAGGAGGAGCTGCTCGCGCAGTCCGGGATCGACGCCGCGATGCTGGCCGAGCTCCAGCAGTACGGCCTGGTCCGGCCCGGTGCGGCCGGCTTCTTCGACCCCGATGCGGTGCTGGTGGCCAAAACCGTGCGGGCGATGACCGAGTACGGCATCGAACCCCGGCACCTGCGAGCCTTCCGGGCTTCGGCGGACCGTGAAGTCGGCCTCCTGGAGCAAATTGTTACGCCGGTCTACCGGCAGCGCGACGCCGCCGCGAAGGCCAGGGCCGACGAGGTGGTCCGCGAGCTGGCGGCGTTGTCGGTCACGCTGCACACGCTGCTGGTCAAAGCGGGTATCCGCGGGGTGACCGGCGGCTGA
- a CDS encoding bifunctional nuclease family protein, producing MSEMRVVGVRVELPANQPILLLRETEGERYLPIWIGSVEATAIALEQQGVRPARPLTHDLLKEVIGALGRELEQVVITDLREGTFFAELVFDGDIRVSARPSDSVALALRVGVPIHAEAAVLEEAGLIIPDEQEDEVEKFREFLDSVSPEDFRGADT from the coding sequence ATGAGCGAGATGCGCGTCGTCGGCGTGCGGGTCGAACTGCCCGCGAACCAGCCGATCTTGTTGCTGCGGGAAACCGAAGGAGAGCGGTACCTGCCGATCTGGATCGGCTCCGTCGAGGCCACCGCGATCGCCCTGGAGCAACAGGGTGTGCGGCCGGCCCGGCCATTGACCCACGACCTGCTCAAGGAGGTCATCGGCGCACTCGGCCGGGAACTCGAGCAGGTGGTCATCACCGATCTGCGCGAAGGCACCTTCTTCGCCGAACTGGTCTTCGACGGCGACATCCGCGTCTCGGCCCGGCCGAGCGACTCGGTGGCGCTGGCGCTGCGGGTCGGCGTGCCGATCCACGCCGAGGCCGCGGTGCTGGAAGAAGCGGGCCTGATCATCCCGGACGAGCAGGAGGACGAGGTGGAGAAGTTCCGCGAGTTCCTCGACTCCGTCTCCCCGGAAGACTTCCGCGGCGCCGACACCTGA